One stretch of Xiphophorus hellerii strain 12219 chromosome 21, Xiphophorus_hellerii-4.1, whole genome shotgun sequence DNA includes these proteins:
- the wasf3b gene encoding wiskott-Aldrich syndrome protein family member 3b isoform X1, which yields MPLVKRNIEPRHLCRGALPDGIGSELECVMNNTLSAIIRQLSSLSKHAEDIFGELFNEANNFYLRANSLQDRIDRLAVKVTQLDSTVEEVSLQDINMRKAFKSSTTQDQQVVSKSSVPNPVKEMYNLSDKPPPLTILTPYRDDHKEALKFYTDPSYFFDLWKEKMLQDTEDKRKEKRKQKEQRRCVDGTLQREVKKVRKARNRRQEWNMMALDKELRPDHRHTIHRDRAASSEGSMSPENRGHSVDQHHYPNSMNHAGHAHTYSGPPPSILAAQMAAGHAPRGGGEHDSRGRTMMAYQGGTLGRPHHHQAPLPPPPAEAMNGGSMSLPPMDYCMDGYANTGPPPPPPAPLIPSAQTAFASPPGGPMSPGPMAVSAGYAPPPLPVSGAQVAPPPPGPPGPPPPLVPAGASHSTSYKMSSAAQAENAAVNDARSDLLAAIRMGIQLKKVQEQQEQQAKREPVGNDVATILSRRIAVEYSDSEDDSELEENDCSRRRRNTHLAAGFRLLSQQCCYEGSCQGNRRAHKRRAVSHDEDGK from the exons ATGCCGCTGGTGAAGAGAAACATCGAGCCGCGTCACCTCTGCCGGGGGGCGCTGCCGGACGGCATCGGCAGCGAGTTGGAGTGTGTGATGAACAACACCTTGTCAGCCATCATCCGCCAGCTCAGCAGCCTGA GTAAACATGCAGAGGACATATTTGGCGAACTGTTTAATGAGGCCAACAATTTCTACCTGCGTGCCAACTCTCTGCAGGACCGTATCGACCGGCTCGCCGTCAAAGTCACGCAGCTGGACTCCACAGTGGAGGAAG ttTCTCTGCAAGACATCAACATGAGGAAGGCCTTTAAGAGCTCCACCACTCAAGACCAGCAGGTGGTGTCCAAGAGCAGCGTTCCCAACCCGGTGAAAGAGATGTACAACCTGAGCGACAAGCCGCCACCGCTCACCATCCTCACTCCTTACAG agatGATCACAAGGAAGCCCTTAAATTTTACACAGACCCCTCCTACTTTTTTGACTTGTGGAAAGAAAAGATGCTGCAGGACACGGAGGACaaaaggaaagagaagaggaagcagaag gagcagaggcGCTGTGTGGATGGGACTCTGCAGAGGGAGGTCAAGAAGGTCCGCAAAGCGAGGAACCGTCGGCAGGAGTGGAACATGATGGCTCTGGATAAGGAGCTGAGGCCAGACCACCGGCACACAATTCACAGAGACAGAGCCGCCTCCTCTGAAGGATCCATGTCACCAGAAAACAG GGGTCACAGTGTGGATCAGCATCACTACCCCAACAGCATGAACCATGCCGGCCACGCCCACACCTACTCCGGCCCCCCGCCCagcatcctggccgcccagatGGCTGCAGGACACGCCCCCCGGGGAGGAGGCGAACACGACAGTAGAGGCAGGACCATGATGGCCTACCAGGGCGGGACGCTGGGCCGCCCGCACCACCACCAAGCCCCTCTGCCTCCTCCACCAGCTGAGGCCATGAATGGTGGCTCTATGTCTCTGCCACCAATGGACTACtg TATGGACGGCTATGCCAACACCGGCCCTCCCCCGCCGCCCCCTGCACCCCTCATACCTTCTGCACAGACGGCCTTCGCCTCACCACCCGGCGGCCCCATGTCCCCCGGCCCCATGGCCGTCTCCGCCGGCTACGCTCCGCCTCCGCTACCTGTATCTGGAGCTCAAGtggctcctcctcctcccggCCCCCCGGGGCCACCGCCTCCACTCGTCCCAGCTGGTGCCTCCCACTCCACGTCCTACAAGATGTCTTCCGCGGCGCAGGCTGAGAACGCGGCTGTCAACGACGCTCGCAGTGACCTGCTGGCTGCTATACGCATGG GCATCCAGCTGAAGAAGGTGCAGGAGCAACAGGAGCAGCAGGCTAAGAGAGAGCCTGTTGGGAACGACGTGGCCACCATCCTGTCGCGCCGCATCGCCGTCGAATACTCCGACTCGGAGGACGACTCGGAGTTGGAGGAGAACGATTG CTCTCGTCGCAGACGCAACACACACCTGGCTGCAGGATTTCGGTTGCTATCGCAACAGTGCTGCTATGAAGGGAGTTGCCAAGGAAACAGAAGAGCGCATAAAAGGAGGGCAGTGAGCCACGACGAGGATGGAAAATAA
- the wasf3b gene encoding wiskott-Aldrich syndrome protein family member 3b isoform X2, with translation MPLVKRNIEPRHLCRGALPDGIGSELECVMNNTLSAIIRQLSSLSKHAEDIFGELFNEANNFYLRANSLQDRIDRLAVKVTQLDSTVEEVSLQDINMRKAFKSSTTQDQQVVSKSSVPNPVKEMYNLSDKPPPLTILTPYRDDHKEALKFYTDPSYFFDLWKEKMLQDTEDKRKEKRKQKEQRRCVDGTLQREVKKVRKARNRRQEWNMMALDKELRPDHRHTIHRDRAASSEGSMSPENRGHSVDQHHYPNSMNHAGHAHTYSGPPPSILAAQMAAGHAPRGGGEHDSRGRTMMAYQGGTLGRPHHHQAPLPPPPAEAMNGGSMSLPPMDYCMDGYANTGPPPPPPAPLIPSAQTAFASPPGGPMSPGPMAVSAGYAPPPLPVSGAQVAPPPPGPPGPPPPLVPAGASHSTSYKMSSAAQAENAAVNDARSDLLAAIRMGIQLKKVQEQQEQQAKREPVGNDVATILSRRIAVEYSDSEDDSELEEND, from the exons ATGCCGCTGGTGAAGAGAAACATCGAGCCGCGTCACCTCTGCCGGGGGGCGCTGCCGGACGGCATCGGCAGCGAGTTGGAGTGTGTGATGAACAACACCTTGTCAGCCATCATCCGCCAGCTCAGCAGCCTGA GTAAACATGCAGAGGACATATTTGGCGAACTGTTTAATGAGGCCAACAATTTCTACCTGCGTGCCAACTCTCTGCAGGACCGTATCGACCGGCTCGCCGTCAAAGTCACGCAGCTGGACTCCACAGTGGAGGAAG ttTCTCTGCAAGACATCAACATGAGGAAGGCCTTTAAGAGCTCCACCACTCAAGACCAGCAGGTGGTGTCCAAGAGCAGCGTTCCCAACCCGGTGAAAGAGATGTACAACCTGAGCGACAAGCCGCCACCGCTCACCATCCTCACTCCTTACAG agatGATCACAAGGAAGCCCTTAAATTTTACACAGACCCCTCCTACTTTTTTGACTTGTGGAAAGAAAAGATGCTGCAGGACACGGAGGACaaaaggaaagagaagaggaagcagaag gagcagaggcGCTGTGTGGATGGGACTCTGCAGAGGGAGGTCAAGAAGGTCCGCAAAGCGAGGAACCGTCGGCAGGAGTGGAACATGATGGCTCTGGATAAGGAGCTGAGGCCAGACCACCGGCACACAATTCACAGAGACAGAGCCGCCTCCTCTGAAGGATCCATGTCACCAGAAAACAG GGGTCACAGTGTGGATCAGCATCACTACCCCAACAGCATGAACCATGCCGGCCACGCCCACACCTACTCCGGCCCCCCGCCCagcatcctggccgcccagatGGCTGCAGGACACGCCCCCCGGGGAGGAGGCGAACACGACAGTAGAGGCAGGACCATGATGGCCTACCAGGGCGGGACGCTGGGCCGCCCGCACCACCACCAAGCCCCTCTGCCTCCTCCACCAGCTGAGGCCATGAATGGTGGCTCTATGTCTCTGCCACCAATGGACTACtg TATGGACGGCTATGCCAACACCGGCCCTCCCCCGCCGCCCCCTGCACCCCTCATACCTTCTGCACAGACGGCCTTCGCCTCACCACCCGGCGGCCCCATGTCCCCCGGCCCCATGGCCGTCTCCGCCGGCTACGCTCCGCCTCCGCTACCTGTATCTGGAGCTCAAGtggctcctcctcctcccggCCCCCCGGGGCCACCGCCTCCACTCGTCCCAGCTGGTGCCTCCCACTCCACGTCCTACAAGATGTCTTCCGCGGCGCAGGCTGAGAACGCGGCTGTCAACGACGCTCGCAGTGACCTGCTGGCTGCTATACGCATGG GCATCCAGCTGAAGAAGGTGCAGGAGCAACAGGAGCAGCAGGCTAAGAGAGAGCCTGTTGGGAACGACGTGGCCACCATCCTGTCGCGCCGCATCGCCGTCGAATACTCCGACTCGGAGGACGACTCGGAGTTGGAGGAGAACGATTG A